The Stenotrophomonas maltophilia genome segment CGTGCAGCGGGTTGCCATCAAGCAGCACCAGGTCTGCGGCTTTGCCGACCTCGACGCTTCCATGCGATGCCTGCCGTTGCAGATGACGTGCGGCCTGCAGCGTAGCTGCGCGCAGCACGTCGGCCTGGCTCAGGCCGGCCTGTCGCAGCCACTGCAGTTCATCGTGGTAGCGGAAGCCGCCCAATCCGGTATCGGTGCCGACCAGCACGGTGACGCCGGCACGATGGGCCGCACCGGTGAGAGCCAGGCCATGCTCGAAGTAGGTCTTCAGTGCGTCTTGGCCGCGTCGGCCGGGATAGCGCGCTGCGGTGGCCTGCAGGTCATCACGCCACGCCCAGCGTGAAAGCGGGTCCAGATAGGCCAGGCGCGGATCGTCGACGAAGGCGGGGTCGCTTGCGCGTGAATCTTCTTCGCGGGTGACATGGGTCGGTACGAACGCGGCACCGCTGGCCTGCATCAAAGCGAACGCCTTGTTGCAGAGCGTGGGCTGATAGCTGGCAACCATGCGTTCGGCCAGTACGATCGGGTCTTCGCCGTCGAGCGTGCCACCGCGCCATGCCGCCGCGTTGTCGAAGCAGTGGCGCACGAACAGATGGGCGTGCTCGAAGCTGCGCTGGCCCGCCTGCACCGCGTCGTCCAGAGGCACCGCCTTGGGCAGGTGGCCGACCAACGGACGGCGCAGCTGCTGCGCCTCGGTGGCCAGCCGCTGATAGGTGTCCGCACGCAGCCGGTTGTAGACCTTCAACGCGTCGACCCCGCGCGCGCTGTACGTCCGTGCACGCGCAGCGGCGGCCTCTGGCGTGAGTGACGGATCTTCGAAGTAGAAACTGGCGATCTGTACGAAGCGCGGTGCAACCTGCTGCCCGGCAATGGCCTGTGCGGTCCAGCGGCGCTTGTCGGCCACGCAGGCGATCAGCGGATCGGTGGTCTGCGGGCAGTCCATCATGTCACGGGTGCCGGTGATGCCGTTGGCCAGCATCAGCGGGAACTGCAGCTGCGGCGACAATTGCAGTGCATGGGTGTGCATGTCCCAGAAACCGGGCAGCAGCCAGCGGCCGCCGGCGTCGAGCACGGGAAGCCGCGCGTCCTGCGGATCTTCCCCAATGGCAGTGATGGTGCCGTGGCGCACTGTCACGGTGGTGGGTTCGCTGACCCGGCCGCGCGCCACGTCCACCACCCGCGCATTGACGATCACGCGGCTGTTGCCCGGCTCGGGCAACGGCGGAGCCGACAGCGGCCAGAGCAGAGCGGCGGCGAACAGCAATGGCGGCGCCAGCAGGAGGATGACCAGTACGATCGGCCACTGCCGACGGTGGGCGGAACGGGGCAATGCGCATGCTGCATCCATGAGCCGGCGATCCTTGTAGTGGGTCGCCCGCAGGGTGCTGCAAGCGGGACGCTGGCGCCAGTGACCATCGGCATCCGGCCCTGTCTGCCTCCGGGACGGTTACCCTGTGCAGCAGAACTCCTGATCACACCTGCGCCATGTCCATCGTCCTCACCGATTTCGCCCGTCCCCGCCTGTTCCCGCGCGTGCCGCGTGGCAACACCATCCAGGACTGCACCGCCGAGCAGTTCGAGGCACACCTCAATGCGCACGCGCCGCTGAAGGTGCTCGACGGCTACGCCCCGTTCTGCAAGTTGTTCGTCTACGAGAACTGGACCAGCACGCGCTGCCTGACGGTGCCGGTCACCGAGGCCAACCGCCACCAGCTGCGTAGCGGCTACGAGGCGCGCAACCGCGAGGAACTGCCGGTGCTGGTGCGCTGGTTCGAGGGCGTGGAATCACCGCGTGCGAACTACCTGGTGGTGATCCTGTACAGCGCCGGGCAGCTGGCGAAAGAAGGTTCACCGATCGAGGCCGACTGGGGCATCGTCGGCTGCATCTACACCGCCGAACCGGAAGAGGTGCCGATGGCGCCGATCACGATGATGCGCAATGCGCTGGGCGTGGAGGAAGGCGGTTCCGGTGTGCCGCTGGACCGGGAGGCCTACCGGCGCTCGGTGGAGTTCTGGGAGAACAACGCCAACTGGCGGCCGTGAGCAACATTTGTCATCCACGCATCGCGTGAATGTGCGGACCGCAGTAGAGCCACGCCATGCGTGGCCGCTTGGCCTTCAGGCAGCTTTCCATTCCCACCACGGGTAATGGTACTCGCGGTCGATGGCCTGCCAATGCTGGCCGCATTGCGTGCAGGCAACGGCGTGGCAGTCGCCCAAGCAGCCCTCAGCCTCTTCCACCGAGAGCAGCTGCATCTGTCCTTGTTCAATCAGGCGACGGGGATCGAAGAACGGGTAGCCGGGGTTGAGCGCGCACAGGCAACCCTCGCGTGCACGCCAGTAACGCAGCCGACGCAGGGCGGCCTTCAGATACGCCTGGTTGCTGATCAGCATGCCGCCAAGCGCGATACCCTGGCAGCGTTGTTCGATCAGATCCACATGTGCG includes the following:
- a CDS encoding DUF3228 family protein, which encodes MSIVLTDFARPRLFPRVPRGNTIQDCTAEQFEAHLNAHAPLKVLDGYAPFCKLFVYENWTSTRCLTVPVTEANRHQLRSGYEARNREELPVLVRWFEGVESPRANYLVVILYSAGQLAKEGSPIEADWGIVGCIYTAEPEEVPMAPITMMRNALGVEEGGSGVPLDREAYRRSVEFWENNANWRP
- a CDS encoding amidohydrolase family protein gives rise to the protein MDAACALPRSAHRRQWPIVLVILLLAPPLLFAAALLWPLSAPPLPEPGNSRVIVNARVVDVARGRVSEPTTVTVRHGTITAIGEDPQDARLPVLDAGGRWLLPGFWDMHTHALQLSPQLQFPLMLANGITGTRDMMDCPQTTDPLIACVADKRRWTAQAIAGQQVAPRFVQIASFYFEDPSLTPEAAAARARTYSARGVDALKVYNRLRADTYQRLATEAQQLRRPLVGHLPKAVPLDDAVQAGQRSFEHAHLFVRHCFDNAAAWRGGTLDGEDPIVLAERMVASYQPTLCNKAFALMQASGAAFVPTHVTREEDSRASDPAFVDDPRLAYLDPLSRWAWRDDLQATAARYPGRRGQDALKTYFEHGLALTGAAHRAGVTVLVGTDTGLGGFRYHDELQWLRQAGLSQADVLRAATLQAARHLQRQASHGSVEVGKAADLVLLDGNPLHDIANTRRVHAVLLAGHLYDRPRLDALQTYARRQARSPAVMARLLWGFITSPVSAEL